A section of the Rhipicephalus sanguineus isolate Rsan-2018 chromosome 11, BIME_Rsan_1.4, whole genome shotgun sequence genome encodes:
- the LOC119373222 gene encoding neurofilament heavy polypeptide, producing MKLLLYAAVFCFLISLVTAGEEEDGGEEEAAPNGNETETAPRGPKVDGQKGGEGEEEEEEQAGGSATPTTGKTTTAPAPTAPPTKPPSGGGSTPEEQGTGVESKGPKKGGKRGPRRCRLSPTKSNCIGKGNFKLWYYNASSQLCERHKVGGCPKLIGGFVFCTECTNWCNKRINAKKACLGVK from the exons ATGAAGCTGTTACTTTATGCAGCCGTGTTCTGTTTTTTGATCTCCCTGGTTACGGCAGGAG AGGAAGAAGATGGGGGTGAAGAGGAAGCCGCCCCTAATGGGAATGAGACTGAGACGGCTCCCCGTGGGCCAAAGGTGGACGGACAGAAAG gaggagaaggagaagaagaagaggaggaacaAGCAGGTGGATCTGCGACCCCGACAACAGGAAAGACTACAACAGCTCCGGCACCGACCGCGCCACCGACAAAGCCACCAAGCG GTGGCGGTAGCACGCCAGAGGAGCAAGGGACTGGGGTTGAAAGCAAAGGCCCGAAAAAAG GTGGAAAACGAGGGCCCAGGAGATGCCGTTTGTCTCCAACAAAGTCTAATTGCATTGGCAAAGGCAACTTCAAACTATGGTATTACAACGCATCATCACAGCTTTGTGAACGTCACAAAGTGGGAGGATGTCCCAAACTAATTGGAGGATTCGTGTTTTGCACCGAATGCACGAATTGGTGTAACA